A window of Apium graveolens cultivar Ventura chromosome 8, ASM990537v1, whole genome shotgun sequence contains these coding sequences:
- the LOC141677758 gene encoding putative methyltransferase PMT5, with amino-acid sequence MRGPWFKKLSQVFGPRPPRTLLILCVVCGFVLIALLGPSTSRDIDRITSTARLDIYSGYRRLKEQATSDYLELRSLSFGANRLKDVPLCNKERENFVPCYNVSRNLLWGFKDGEEFDRHCGISSDRQNCLIRPPYNYKAPLSWPAGRDIIWSANVKITKDQFLSSGSMTKRLMLLEENQIAFHSEDGLVFDGVKDYSRQIAEMIGLASDSEFLQAGVRTILDIGCGFGSFGAHLLSLKLMVVCMAAYESTGSQVQLSLERGLPAVIGNFISKQLPFPSLSYDMVHCAQCGIIWESKDGMFLIEVDRLLKPGGYFVLTSPTNRVLGGSLRRIEVFTQNLCWNLLAQQEETFVWQKTADAHCYSSKLGAITTCEEEREITSYYQPLASCISGTVSQRWIPIQNRSSSFALNCTEVEIHGILHEEYLEDLDYWKSVLRNYWSLLTPLIFSDHPKRPGEEDPLPPYNMIRNVLDMNAHYGGLNAAFLEARKSVWVMNVVPIRKPNTLPLITDRGFVGVFHDWCEPFPTYPRTYDMLHANGLLSHLESEGCSLIDLLFEMDRILRPEGWIVLSDKLGPIEKARMLATEIRWEARVIDLQNGSDQRLLVCQKPFVRK; translated from the exons ATGAGAGGCCCCTGGTTCAAGAAACTCTCTCAAGTTTTCGGTCCTAGACCTCCACGTACCTTGTTAATATTATGTGTCGTTTGTGGTTTTGTACTTATTGCGTTGTTGGGGCCATCAACATCTAGGGACATTGACCGTATTACTTCTACTGCAAGACTAGATATTTACTCTGGTTATAGAAGGTTAAAGGAGCAAGCAACAAGCGATTATTTAGAATTGAGGTCTCTGTCGTTCGGAGCTAATCGTTTGAAGGATGTTCCTCTTTGTAATAAGGAAAGAGAGAATTTTGTACCATGCTATAATGTGTCGAGAAATTTATTATGGGGTTTTAAAGATGGAGAGGAGTTTGATCGTCATTGTGGTATATCAAGTGATCGTCAAAACTGTTTGATTCGTCCTCCGTATAACTATAAGGCCCCCTTGAGTTGGCCAGCTGGCAGAGATATTATATGGAGTGCAAATGTGAAGATAACCAAAGATCAATTTCTTTCTTCTGGAAGTATGACAAAAAG GCTAATGTTGCTAGAGGAAAATCAAATTGCTTTCCACTCAGAAGATGGATTGGTCTTTGATGGTGTTAAAGATTACTCACGTCAAATCGCAGAGATGATAGGCTTGGCGAGTGATTCCGAATTTCTTCAGGCTGGG GTTCGCACTATATTGGACATTGGCTGCGGGTTTGGTAGCTTTGGAGCCCACTTGCTCTCACTTAAGTTGATGGTTGTCTGTATGGCGGCATATGAGTCAACTGGTAGCCAAGTTCAATTATCTCTGGAAAGAGGTCTTCCTGCTGTTATCGGAAACTTTATTTCCAAACAGCTTCCATTTCCATCTTTGTCGTATGACATGGTTCACTGTGCTCAGTGTGGCATAATTTGGGAGAGCAAAG ATGGCATGTTCCTTATAGAAGTTGATCGCCTTTTAAAACCTGGAGGTTACTTTGTCTTAACCTCACCAACAAACAGAGTACTAGGAGGTTCTTTAAGACGAATTGAAGTCTTCACACAGAATCtttgttggaatctcttagctcAGCAAGAAGAGACTTTTGTCTGGCAAAAAACAGCAGATGCTCACTGCTATAGTAG CAAGCTGGGTGCCATAACTACTTGTGAAGAAGAACGTGAAATCACATCGTATTACCAGCCACTAGCATCTTGCATAAGCGGGACTGTTAGTCAACGATGGATTCCAATTCAGAATCGGTCTTCTAGCTTCGCATTGAACTGTACTGAAGTTGAAATTCATG GAATTCTTCATGAAGAATACCTTGAAGACTTGGATTATTGGAAATCAGTGCTAAGAAATTACTGGTCTTTGCTTACACCCTTGATTTTCTCAGATCACCCTAAGAGGCCAGGTGAAGAAGATCCATTGCCTCCATATAACATGATAAGGAATGTGTTAGACATGAATGCTCATTATGGAGGTCTAAATGCTGCATTTCTTGAAGCTAGAAAGTCGGTGTGGGTGATGAATGTTGTTCCTATTAGGAAACCTAATACACTTCCTCTTATAACTGATCGAGGCTTTGTCGGTGTATTTCATGACTG GTGTGAGCCCTTTCCAACCTACCCACGAACATATGACATGCTCCATGCGAATGGACTCCTTTCACACCTCGAGTCGGAAGGATGCAGTTTAATAGATCTACTCTTTGAAATGGACCGTATTCTGCGGCCTGAA GGGTGGATAGTTCTTTCGGACAAATTGGGGCCTATAGAGAAGGCTCGCATGCTTGCTACAGAGATACGCTGGGAAGCAAGGGTGATTGATCTTCAGAATGGCAGCGACCAACGGCTGCTTGTTTGCCAAAAGCCGTTTGTGAGGAAATAA